The following proteins are encoded in a genomic region of Garra rufa chromosome 22, GarRuf1.0, whole genome shotgun sequence:
- the LOC141298218 gene encoding cadherin-related family member 1a encodes MKSIRKKQIWILLISLCMSTGTSDFAPYFYDNGAGSGNGNMALFSIAEDTSIGTHVYTLNGSDPEGEAVTYGVTFDKGSKEYFSVEPKSGNVTLIETLDREVQDEIVAFVTITDGRNQVVENVRVFITDANDEKPEFLNLPLIVDVPEDAASGDSIYRVQAVDRDLGSGGSVTYYLQSTPSTKFTIDGHSGVLRIRAGESLDYELSRTHFVTVVAKDGGGKYHGKYQVMTSTAIITINVLDTQDSPPVFIGTPYFGFVYEVSVPGSEIFTVSAKDGDQNNPSAIHYSILKGSDGFFSIDSTSGCISLTSFPVQLRNELYELKIKASEVGPDSRFTDYSLTTVSIRVVDLNNHPPTFYGENGQQSRFELTMYEHPPEGEILRGLKITVNDSDQGANAKFRLLLVGPSRVLRVVPQTVLNEAQVTIIVENSTAIDYEKYQFLTFKLLAVEIDTPERFSATADIVINLLDTNDNIPKFSSEFYIARIPENSPGGSNVVSVTATDPDSGLWGEVKYSIYGSGADLFLIHPTSGIIYTQPWASLDAEVKSKYNFYVKAEDTEGKYSLAEVFVTVLDQNDHPPEFNQNFQERTMIIGSPVKIEAVDEDAEEPNNLIEYSIMKADPDNIFDINTLTGEIKLKPYIKSMEIVQNITKQKDCKWSVVVQARDRGSPSFSTTAVVKIDITEANRLKGPMAAFLMQSRDNPMKALGLTVSIITVMVLGTVMISTIMYFRNTKSNRITPARRIIRRRPKEQRRWTFRPRFGHDDQSFGKLSIDDDKSDNHNGNNNSSGAHPPAPSAPVLPPPPPAHSGPSERLRSVPTVSGALASRNAGRSSSWRTSKRTDGVKRSGQNKDGSGISSALVSELKMRIEQKMIEANQGYYY; translated from the exons ATGAAGAGTATAAGGAAGAAACAGATTTGGATTCTTCTCATCTCACTGTGCATGTCTACGG GGACATCTGACTTTGCACCGTATTTCTATGATAACGGGGCTGGAAGCGGCAATGGAAACATGGCGTTATTCAGTATTGCTGAAGACACATCCATTG GGACTCATGTTTACACACTGAACGGCTCTGACCCCGAAGGGGAGGCGGTGACCTACGGCGTGACCTTTGATAAGGGCTCCAAAGAGTATTTCAGTGTCGAGCCCAAATCAGGAAACGTGACTCTCATCGAAACACTGGACAGAGAG GTTCAGGATGAGATTGTTGCATTTGTGACCATCACAGATGGGAGAAATCAG GTTGTAGAAAATGTTCGAGTGTTTATAACAGATGCTAATGATGAAAAGCCAGAGTTTTTGAATCTGCCGCTCATAGTGGATGTCCCCGAG GACGCCGCTTCGGGCGACAGCATCTACAGAGTTCAGGCCGTCGACAGAGACCTGGGATCCGGAGGAAGTGTCACCTACTACCTGCAG TCGACGCCCAGCACTAAGTTCACCATCGATGGTCACAGCGGTGTTCTGCGCATCAGAGCCGGCGAATCGCTGGACTACGAGCTCTCCAGGACTCATTTTGTCACTGTGGTTGCAAAG GATGGAGGTGGTAAATATCATGGGAAATACCAGGTTATGACCTCCACAGCCATCATAACCATCAATGTCCTCGATACCCAGGATTCTCCTCCAGTGTTTATTGGTACTCCGTATTTTGGATTTGTCTATGAAGTCTCTGTACCA GGTTCAGAGATATTCACTGTTTCTGCTAAAGACGGGGACCAGAACAACCCAAGTGCCATCCATTACTCCATTCTGAAAG GCAGCGACGGCTTCTTCAGCATCGACAGCACGAGCGGCTGTATCAGCTTGACATCATTTCCTGTACAGCTGAGGAATGAGTTATACGAGTTAAAAATCAAG GCTTCAGAAGTTGGACCCGACAGTCGGTTTACTGACTACAGCCTGACCACAGTCTCTATTCGTGTGGTGGACCTTAACAACCATCCACCCACATTCTACGGCGAGAACGGTCAGCAGAGCCGCTTTGAGTTGACCATGTATGAGCATCCGCCAGAAGGAGAGATACTCCGCGGCCTGAAGATAACGGTCAACGACTCAGACCAG GGAGCAAATGCTAAATTCAGGCTGCTGTTGGTGGGACCCTCTCGAGTTCTCCGTGTGGTTCCACAGACGGTTCTCAATGAAGCCCAAGTCACCATCATTGTGGAAAACTCGACCGCCATCGACTATGAAAAATACCAGTTCTTAACATTTAAG CTGTTGGCGGTGGAGATCGACACTCCCGAGCGCTTCAGTGCCACTGCGGATATCGTGATCAATCTTTTGGACACAAACGACAATATTCCCAAGTTCTCTTCTGAGTTTTACATCGCCAGGATCCCTGAAAATTCCCCAGGAGGCTCCAATGTCGTCTCAGTGACT GCAACAGACCCCGATTCAGGGCTTTGGGGAGAAGTCAAATATTCCATCTACGGCTCTGGTGCTGATCT GTTTCTCATTCACCCCACGTCCGGCATCATTTACACGCAGCCCTGGGCCTCTTTAGATGCTGAAGTGAAGTCAAAATATAATTTCTATGTAAAAGCTGAAGACACTGAGGGCAAATACAGCCTTGCAGAGGTTTTTGTCACTGTGCTTGATCAAAATGACCACCCACCAGAGTTCAACCAGAACTTCCAGGAGAGGACCATGATCATTGGCTCGCCGGTGAAGATAGAG GCTGTGGATGAGGATGCAGAGGAACCCAATAACCTCATCGAATATTCCATCATGAAAGCCGATCCAGACAACATCTTTGACATTAACACATTGACAGGAGAAATTAAGCTCAAACCGTACATCAAGTCTATGGAGATTGTGCAGAACATCACCAAACAGaaagactgcaagtggtctgtgGTGGTTCAGGCTCGTGATCGAGGATCTCCGTCCTTCAGCACCACGGCTGTCGTGAAAATCGACATCACGGAGGCG aatcGGCTCAAAGGGCCCATGGCTGCTTTTCTAATGCAGAGCCGAGATAATCCAATGAAAGCTCTAGGCCTGACtgttagcatcattactgtaATGGTTTTGGGGACAGTTATGATCTCCACCATAATGTACTTTCGCAACACAAAGTCCAACAGGATCACGCCGGCACGTCGCATCATACGCAGAAGACCCAAAGAGCAGCGGCGCTGGACCTTCAGGCCGCGGTTCGGACACGACGACCAGAGCTTTGGAAAGTTGTCCATTGATGATGACAAGAGCGATAACCACAACGGAAACAACAACAGCTCCGGAGCCCATCCGCCTGCACCCAGCGCTCCGGTCTTACCGCCTCCACCTCCGGCCCACTCCGGTCCGAGCGAGCGTCTGCGGTCGGTGCCGACGGTGTCCGGGGCCCTGGCCTCCAGAAACGCCGGCCGCAGCTCCAGCTGGAGGACGAGCAAAAGAACAGATGGGGTCAAAAGATCTGGCCAAAACAAAGACGGCAGTGGCATCAGCTCCGCTCTAGTGTCTGAGCTTAAAATGAGAATAGAACAGAAAATGATTGAAGCAAATCAAGGCTATTATTACTGA
- the rgrb gene encoding retinal G protein coupled receptor b, with product MASYTLPEGFSDFDMFAFGSALLVGGLLGFFLNFISVMAFLRIREMQTPNNFFVFNLAVADLSLNINGLVAAYASYLRYWPFGSEGCQIHAFQGMVSILAAISFLAAIAWDRYHQYCTKQKMFWSTSVTMSSIIWILAVFWAALPLPAIGWGVFDFEPMKTCCTLDYTLGDRNYITYMLSITVLYLAFPVIILQSSYNSIYAYFKKTHHFKFNTGLPLKALLFCWGPYVLMCTYACFENVSLVSPKLRMVLPVLAKTSPIFHAVLYAFGNEFYRGGIWQFLTGQKSADKKK from the exons ATGGCTTCATACACGTTACCGGAGGGATTCAGTGATTTTGACATGTTCGCCTTCGGCTCCGCGCTGCTGGTTGGCG GTCTTCTCGGTTTCTTCCTTAACTTTATCTCGGTCATGGCGTTCCTCAGAATCCGGGAGATGCAAACGCCCAATAACTTCTTCGTCTTTAACCTGGCTGTGGCAGATCTGAGCCTCAACATTAATGGTTTAGTGGCTGCTTACGCCAGTTACTTGAG ATACTGGCCGTTCGGGTCGGAGGGCTGTCAGATTCACGCTTTTCAGGGAATGGTGTCGATTCTCGCCGCCATCAGTTTTCTCGCTGCCATTGCTTGGGACAGATATCATCAGTACTGTACTA AGCAGAAGATGTTTTGGAGCACGTCTGTGACCATGAGCTCCATCATCTGGATTCTGGCCGTGTTCTGGGCGGCTCTGCCGCTGCCGGCCATCGGCTGGGGCGTCTTTGACTTTGAGCCGATGAAAACCTGCTGTACGCTCGACTACACGCTGGGAGACCG GAATTACATCACCTACATGCTGTCCATCACTGTACTGTATTTAGCTTTTCCTGTGATCATTTTGCAGTCGTCCTACAATTCCATCTATGCGTATTTCAAAAAGACGCACCACTTTAAG TTTAACACAGGTTTGCCCCTGAAAGCGCTGTTGTTCTGCTGGGGTCCGTATGTCCTGATGTGCACGTACGCCTGCTTTGAGAACGTCAGCCTCGTTTCACCAAAGCTCCGAATG GTCCTCCCGGTGCTCGCTAAGACGTCTCCCATCTTCCACGCCGTCCTGTACGCGTTCGGTAACGAGTTCTACCGCGGAGGAATCTGGCAGTTCCTCACTGGCCAGAAATCTGCAGACAAAAAGAAATAG
- the lrit1b gene encoding leucine-rich repeat, immunoglobulin-like domain and transmembrane domain-containing protein 1b, which produces MCVLGFWAFACGRVFWAFGLVLCCLPLLCGTCPAQCNCFYHKLSDGSKSRSVLCNDPDLTIIPNNFPSDTSKLRIEKTAISRVASESFHYLSSLEYLWISFNSLSSLSVDGFRGLYALDELRIDGNVLTSFPWECLMDMPNLRLLDLHNNKISSIPAEATIYIKNLTYLDLSSNSLATVPAEVLTSWFSPKPPQDIENSKMILGLHDNPWQCDCRLFDLVQFQKYPSSSVAFIDTGLRCAEPESLSGVLFSDTELRKCQVPRVHTAVARVRSSIGNNVLLRCGTIGVPIPELSWYRADGKPMNGTVQQEVSKEGIIWSILSVPAVSYRDSGKYVCRATNFVGSADAIISLVISDTWQIDEAVAKRSHGKKNGGFGRAAYQEKLIARYVPPATSAAVPIIEPLNRPKVTSSIQIESYSISDNVSKAKTTAPPPAATETDSGIGELQKDVLSNLEANASSLQQGPERRVVRSVKVIGDTDHTVSLNWRAPTATNTTSFSVLYAVFGERDMRRINVGPGQNRVTIEGLVPKTKYIACVCVKGLIPKKEQCVIFSTDEAASASGTQKLINVVVITVACVIAVPLTLIVCCGALKRRLQKLMGRKSKDMQDSYVTFETLSPGTKAKGLEGEYLTRLNPDESNRLLSARSSVDSEATARTEGQPNEYFC; this is translated from the exons ATGTGTGTTTTGGGCTTTTGGGCTTTTGCGtgtggccgtgtgttttgggctTTTGGGCTGGTGCTGTGCTGCCTTCCGTTGCTTTGCGGCACCTGTCCTGCTCAATGCAACTGCTTCTACCACAAACTGAGCGACGGCTCCAAGTCGAG GAGCGTCCTGTGTAACGACCCAGACCTCACCATCATCCCAAACAACTTTCCGTCTGACACTTCCAAACTCCGCATCGAGAAAACCGCCATCAGCCGCGTCGCCAGCGAATCCTTTCATTACCTCAGTAGCCTGGAGTACCTCTGGATATCCTTCAACTCGCTTTCCTCCCTCAGCGTGGACGGTTTCCGTGGACTTTACGCCTTGGATGAATTACGGATAGATGGGAACGTTCTCACTTCCTTTCCGTGGGAATGTTTGATGGACATGCCTAACCTTCGGCTTCTGGATTTGCACAACAATAAAATCAGCAGCATCCCAGCTGAAGCAACCATTTACATCAAAAACCTCACCTATCTGGATCTGTCCAGCAACAGTCTGGCCACCGTTCCAGCGGAGGTTCTTACTTCATGGTTCTCTCCGAAACCTCCTCAGGATATAGAGAATTCCAAAATGATATTGG GTCTCCATGACAATCCCTGGCAGTGTGACTGTCGCCTCTTTGATTTGGTGCAGTTCCAGAAATACCCTTCTTCCTCTGTGGCGTTCATCGATACGGGTCTGCGCTGTGCCGAACCGGAGAGTCTGTCGGGAGTCCTCTTCTCTGATACGGAACTCCGCAAGTGTCAGGTTCCCCGGGTTCACACGGCCGTCGCGAGGGTCCGCAGCTCCATCGGCAACAACGTCCTTCTGCGCTGCGGGACCATCGGAGTGCCCATCCCGGAGCTGTCCTGGTACCGAGCCGACGGCAAGCCCATGAACGGCACAG TTCAACAGGAAGTCTCTAAAGAGGGCATCATCTGGTCCATTCTCAGTGTTCCTGCTGTTTCGTACAGAGATTCTGGAAAATACGTTTGCAGAGCCACGAACTTCGTCGGGAGTGCCGATGCCATTATTTCACTTGTCATTTCTGATACGTGGCAAATCGACGAAGCGGTCGCCAAGAGAAGTCACGGAAAGAAGAACGGTGGATTCGGTCGAGCGGCGTATCAAGAGAAACTCATCGCCAGATACGTGCCGCCCGCCACGTCAGCCGCCGTGCCCATTATCGAGCCCCTAAACCGACCCAAAGTCACGTCGTCCATCCAGATCGAAAGCTACAGCATTTCTGATAATGTTTCAAAAGCAAAAACCACAGCGCCACCTCCAGCCGCCACAGAAACGGACAGCGGCATCGGGGAGCTTCAGAAAGACGTCTTGAGTAACCTCGAGGCTAACGCGTCGTCTCTACAGCAGGGCCCAGAGCGCAGAGTGGTTCGGTCGGTCAAAGTGATCGGTGACACGGACCACACGGTATCGCTGAACTGGCGCGCGCCCACCGCCACCAACACCACGTCCTTCAGCGTTCTGTACGCCGTCTTCGGGGAGCGGGACATGCGTCGCATTAACGTAGGCCCGGGCCAGAACCGCGTCACGATCGAGGGCCTCGTGCCCAAAACCAAGTACATAGCGTGTGTCTGTGTGAAAGGACTCATCCCCAAGAAAGAGCAGTGTGTGATTTTCTCCACGGATGAGGCGGCCAGCGCCAGCGGCACACAGAAGCTCATCAACGTGGTGGTGATCACGGTCGCCTGCGTCATTGCGGTTCCTCTGACTCTCATCGTCTGCTGCGGGGCGCTAAAGAGGAGGCTGCAGAAACTGATGGGCAGGAAGTCCAAAGACATGCAAGATTCGTACGTGACGTTTGAAACTCTGTCCCCAGGCACCAAAGCCAAAGGGTTGGAGGGGGAATATCTCACCAGACTCAACCCGGATGAGTCCAACCGCCTGCTGTCGGCCCGCTCTAGCGTGGACTCAGAGGCCACGGCCAGAACCGAGGGCCAACCCAACGAGTACTTCTGCTGA